The Nocardioides panzhihuensis genome has a segment encoding these proteins:
- a CDS encoding acetylornithine transaminase, with product MSTAEPISWRKRYAASLMNTFGAPKLVLTRGQGAHVWDEDGKEYVDLLAGIAVNALGHAHPALVSAVTSQLESLGHISNFFTSQPQVELAEALLARVPGGESGRVFFTNSGTEANEAGFKLTRRTGRKHIVAAQGAFHGRSMGALALTAKEAYRAPFEPLPGDVTFVQYGDAEALAAVVTDETAAIILEPIQGEAGVIVPPADYLASARAVADEHGALLWLDEVQSGLGRTGRWFAHETSGVTADIVTLAKGLGGGFPIGACIGLGRAATLFEPGNHGTTFGGNPVACAAGLAVVNTIESDGLLEHVTVLGQKLRDGLAADPRVVRVDGEGLFIGVVLAGLDSGAVAAAALEAGFIINNATPERIRLVPPLVLTEDDAESLLAAWPAILDAAQEPQGAK from the coding sequence ATGAGCACGGCTGAGCCCATTTCTTGGAGGAAGCGCTACGCCGCCTCCCTGATGAACACCTTCGGCGCGCCCAAGCTGGTCCTCACCCGAGGTCAGGGTGCCCACGTGTGGGACGAGGACGGCAAGGAGTACGTCGACCTGTTGGCCGGCATCGCGGTCAACGCGCTCGGCCACGCCCACCCGGCGCTCGTCTCCGCGGTGACCTCGCAGCTGGAGTCCCTCGGCCACATCTCCAACTTCTTCACCTCCCAGCCGCAGGTCGAGCTGGCCGAGGCGCTGCTGGCTCGGGTGCCGGGAGGGGAGAGCGGACGGGTCTTCTTCACCAACTCCGGCACCGAGGCCAACGAGGCCGGCTTCAAGCTGACCCGACGGACCGGGCGCAAGCACATCGTGGCTGCCCAGGGCGCCTTCCACGGCCGCTCGATGGGTGCCTTGGCGCTGACCGCCAAGGAGGCCTACCGGGCCCCGTTCGAGCCGCTGCCGGGCGATGTCACCTTCGTCCAGTACGGCGACGCCGAGGCGCTGGCGGCCGTGGTCACCGACGAGACCGCGGCGATCATCCTGGAGCCGATCCAGGGTGAGGCCGGCGTGATCGTCCCGCCCGCCGACTACCTCGCCTCCGCGCGGGCGGTGGCCGACGAGCACGGCGCGCTGCTCTGGCTCGACGAGGTGCAGTCCGGCCTGGGGCGTACCGGCCGCTGGTTCGCCCACGAGACCTCCGGCGTCACCGCCGACATCGTCACCCTGGCCAAGGGTCTCGGTGGCGGCTTCCCGATCGGTGCCTGCATCGGTCTGGGCCGGGCGGCGACGCTCTTCGAGCCCGGCAACCACGGCACCACCTTCGGTGGCAACCCCGTCGCCTGCGCGGCGGGCCTCGCGGTGGTGAACACCATCGAGTCCGACGGCCTCCTCGAGCACGTCACCGTGCTCGGGCAGAAGCTGCGCGACGGTCTCGCAGCCGACCCGCGGGTCGTGCGCGTTGATGGCGAAGGCCTCTTCATCGGAGTGGTTCTCGCCGGTCTCGACTCGGGCGCTGTCGCTGCCGCCGCGCTCGAGGCCGGCTTCATCATCAACAACGCCACGCCCGAGCGGATCCGGCTCGTCCCGCCGCTGGTGCTCACCGAGGACGACGCCGAGAGCCTCCTGGCCGCCTGGCCCGCGATCCTCGATGCCGCCCAGGAACCACAGGGGGCGAAGTGA
- the argB gene encoding acetylglutamate kinase: MEYHGKIVVVKYGGNAMTDDKLKRAFAEDIAFMRFAGFKPVVVHGGGPQISSMLDRLGIESEFRGGLRVTTPEAMDVVRMVLVGQVQRELVGLINEHGPLAVGLSGEDAGLFTAEPASTVVDGEEVDLGQVGEVVDVRPSSVLDIIEAGRIPVVSSVAPDADGAIYNVNADRAASALAVALKAEKLLVLTDVEGLYLDWPDPEEVIGEISPEALEGILPDLASGMIPKMSACLEAVKGGVKRATVVDGREEHAVLLELFTAEGVGTQVLPGVTTKTRKARELDR, encoded by the coding sequence AGTACGGCGGCAACGCCATGACCGACGACAAGCTCAAGCGCGCCTTCGCCGAGGACATCGCCTTCATGCGGTTCGCCGGCTTCAAGCCGGTGGTCGTACACGGCGGTGGTCCGCAGATCTCCTCGATGCTCGACCGGCTCGGCATCGAGTCGGAGTTCCGGGGCGGGCTGCGGGTGACCACGCCGGAGGCGATGGACGTCGTACGCATGGTCCTGGTCGGCCAGGTCCAGCGCGAGCTGGTCGGGCTGATCAACGAGCACGGGCCGCTGGCCGTCGGGCTCTCGGGCGAGGACGCCGGACTCTTCACCGCCGAGCCGGCCAGCACCGTCGTGGACGGCGAGGAGGTCGACCTCGGCCAGGTCGGCGAGGTCGTCGACGTACGTCCCTCGTCGGTTCTCGACATCATCGAGGCGGGCCGGATCCCGGTCGTCTCCAGCGTCGCCCCCGACGCCGACGGGGCCATCTACAACGTCAACGCCGACCGCGCCGCCTCGGCGCTCGCGGTCGCGCTGAAGGCCGAGAAGCTGCTCGTGCTCACCGATGTCGAAGGCCTCTACCTCGACTGGCCCGACCCCGAGGAGGTCATCGGCGAGATCAGCCCCGAGGCGCTGGAGGGCATCCTGCCCGATCTCGCCAGCGGGATGATCCCGAAGATGAGCGCCTGCCTCGAGGCGGTCAAGGGCGGCGTCAAACGCGCCACCGTCGTCGACGGCCGCGAGGAGCACGCCGTGCTGCTGGAGCTGTTCACCGCCGAGGGAGTCGGCACCCAGGTGCTCCCCGGCGTCACCACCAAGACTCGCAAGGCAAGGGAGCTGGATCGATGA